Proteins encoded in a region of the Bicyclus anynana chromosome 27, ilBicAnyn1.1, whole genome shotgun sequence genome:
- the LOC112047814 gene encoding juvenile hormone esterase-like, with product MSQLVSNKISNLEYNDKVYRTIPILHHFNIQSNFPLCPDNMWVVGAVLLTLGSARGLVRLDPLVDAPAGLIRGLRADDGEYSMFLGIPYATVQEDNPFGTSIPQAKLEGVFDAFNDSAICPQVEEFGNTIVGSLDCLHLNIYVPNKATSRNRLPVLVWIYGGGFSIGFANRFLYGPKYLVRHDVILVTLNYRVGPYGFFCLDTPEIPGNQGLKDQVLALRWIKDNIQSFGGDVNKITVMGESAGGASVEYHLLSKNEKLFNQAIMQSGTTFIPGLLEDSGVDKALSIAQKLGYDTEDVAEAVEFLAKTDVKLVIAATSELGLSSRPCVEKEFENVDSMLTDYPINMDIPKAKNMPILVGFNNKERLASYASLPTEQYNLKVFEESLQKKFTYDEDFKEMEDIVRRFYIGDEEITAAVRDNLIDFDSDFDFAYPVQVSLQKYLESGAKDIYYYMFSYSGERNFVKKRLNITMSGAAHADEISYLFDISYEKEAPSEGDQLVIDRMTTLWTNFVKYGDPTPQTSDLLPVKWSPINEETYPYLDIDSELTLGARPYHQRMAFWELFTDINKERLKGYRPN from the exons ATGTCTCAGCTAGTGTCAAATAAGATATCAAATCTCGAGTACAATGATAAAGTTTATCGAACAATCCCAATTCTGCATCACTTCAACATTCAGAGTAACTTTCCACTCTGTCCTGACAACATGTGGGTTGTGGGAGCGGTTCTGTTGACCCTGGGGTCCGCGCGGGGCCTGGTGAGGCTGGACCCCCTGGTGGACGCGCCGGCGGGCCTCATCCGGGGGCTGCGAGCTGATGATGGCGAGTACTCCATGTTCCTGGGGATACCGTACGCGACGGTACAGGAGGACAACCCTTTTGGG ACATCCATCCCTCAAGCCAAACTCGAAGGTGTTTTCGACGCGTTCAACGACTCGGCCATCTGCCCACAAGTGGAGGAGTTCGGGAACACCATCGTGGGCTCGCTGGACTGCCTGCACCTCAACATCTACGTGCCCAACAAGGCCACCTCCAGGAACCGGCTGCCGGTGCTGGTGTGGATCTATGGGGGAGGCTTCTCCATAGGATTCGCTAACAG GTTCCTCTACGGCCCCAAATACCTGGTGAGGCACGACGTCATCCTAGTAACCCTCAACTACAGAGTGGGTCCATACGGGTTCTTCTGCCTCGACACACCAGAAATACCCGGCAACCAGGGTCTGAAAGACCAGGTATTAGCGTTGCGCTGGATCAAAGACAACATCCAGTCTTTTGGTGGTGATGTCAACAAAATCACAGTTATGGGAGAGAGCGCTGGCGGTGCTTCAGTGGAATACCATCTTTTATCCAAAAACGAGAAGCTGTTCAACCAGGCAATCATGCAGAGCGGTACAACATTCATACCAGGCCTTCTAGAAGACTCGGGAGTAGACAAAGCCCTAAGCATTGCTCAGAAGTTGGGATATGATACAGAAGACGTCGCAGAAGCGGTTGAATTCCTCGCGAAGACTGATGTCAAATTGGTGATAGCAGCGACTAGTGAACTCGGCCTGTCTAGCAGACCGTGCGTTGAAAAGGAATTTGAGAATGTAGATAGTATGTTGACAGATTATCCGATAAACATGGATATACCGAAGGCCAAAAACATGCCAATATTGGTAGGGTTCAATAACAAAGAGAGATTAGCCAGCTACGCATCGCTGCCGACAGAACAGTATAACCTTAAG GTTTTCGAGGAATCCCTCCAAAAGAAGTTCACATACGACGAAGATTTCAAGGAAATGGAGGACATAGTGCGCAGATTCTACATAGGAGACGAAGAAATAACCGCAGCGGTCAGAGACAACTTGATAGACTTCGACTCAGACTTCGATTTCGCGTATCCAGTCCAAGTTAGCCTGCAGAAGTATCTGGAGAGTGGCGCTAAGGACATATACTACTATATGTTTTCGTACAGCGGCGAGAGGAACTTCGTCAAGAAGCGCCTGAACATCACAATGAGTGGAGCAGCTCATGCTGACGAGATCAGCTACCTGTTCGACATATCGTATGAGAAGGAGGCGCCGTCGGAGGGAGATCAGCTCGTGATAGATCGGATGACTACTCTGTGGACTAATTTCGTCAAATATGG AGACCCGACCCCGCAGACATCAGATCTACTGCCTGTCAAGTGGTCACCGATCAACGAAGAGACCTACCCGTACCTAGACATAGACAGCGAGCTGACGCTGGGCGCGCGCCCCTACCACCAGCGGATGGCTTTCTGGGAGCTCTTCACTGACATCAATAAGGAGAGGCTGAAGGGGTACCGACCCAACTAG